The Apostichopus japonicus isolate 1M-3 chromosome 6, ASM3797524v1, whole genome shotgun sequence genome contains a region encoding:
- the LOC139969208 gene encoding uncharacterized protein has protein sequence MFRLYSPCIVLLLGVFCVLVSSTSTTVQRDTKDARLDVIPPNGLIEKYFNEREKLDQHEDHLSQRMNELIPEERNVWRDLSKLEKYHKLHYVKRLRPNEEDSTKELEGAERLAEPIPEKSSPLRNIDNELDLRVANYITNYLRSEGLSAGAEDVLDRDEDLPEPQRRFLFTLGLHLLGHVVHHVVHHLFG, from the exons ATGTTTCGATTATATTCACCGTGTATAGTCCTTCTCCTTGGTGTGTTTTGTG TTTTAGTGTCTTCGACTTCGACAACTGTTCAACGTGATACTAAAGATGCTAGATTGGACGTCATTCCTCCAAATGGCCTaattgagaaatatttcaatgaaagaGAGAAACTGGACCAACATGAAGATCATCTTAGTCAGAGAATGAATGAACTGATCCCGGAAGAGCGTAACGTATGGAGAGACCTTTCAAAGTTAGAGAAGTACCACAAGCTCCATTACGTCAAACGACTCCGTCCTAACGAGGAAGACTCAACAAAAGAACTTGAAGGAGCAGAGAGGTTGGCTGAACCGATTCCCGAGAAAAGCAGTCCATTACGTAACATCGATAACGAGTTAGATCTTCGAGTTGCTAACTACATCACGAATTATCTAAGATCGGAAGGACTGTCAGCAGGGGCAGAGGACGTATTGGACAGAGATGAAGATTTGCCTGAACCACAGAGGCGATTTCTCTTTACGTTAGGGCTCCACTTACTCGGCCATGTCGTGCACCATGTTGTCCATCACTTATTTGGATAG
- the LOC139969206 gene encoding uncharacterized protein encodes MFRLYSPCIVLLLGAICVSSSPTTLQRDAKDVRLDDIPPNGLIEKYFNKRENLDQYEDHPSQRMNELIPEERNVWRDLSKLEKYHKLHYVKRLRPNEEDSTKELVGAERLAEPIPENSSPLRNIDNELDLRVANYITNYLRSEGLSAGAEDVLDRNEDLPEPQRRFIGRLAFRILSRVLRHLLPYLLRVVFG; translated from the exons ATGTTTCGATTATATTCACCGTGCATAGTCCTTCTCCTTGGTGCGATTTGTG TGTCCTCGTCTCCAACAACTCTTCAACGTGATGCTAAAGATGTTAGATTGGACGACATTCCTCCAAATGGCCTGattgagaaatatttcaataaaagaGAGAATCTGGACCAATATGAAGATCATCCTAGTCAGAGAATGAATGAACTGATCCCGGAAGAGCGTAACGTATGGAGAGACCTTTCAAAGTTAGAGAAATACCACAAGCTCCATTACGTCAAACGACTCCGTCCTAACGAGGAAGACTCAACAAAAGAACTTGTAGGAGCAGAGAGGTTGGCTGAACCGATTCCTGAAAACAGCAGTCCATTACGTAACATCGATAACGAGTTAGATCTTCGAGTTGCTAACTACATCACGAATTATCTGAGATCGGAAGGACTGTCAGCAGGAGCAGAGGACGTATTGGACAGAAATGAAGATTTGCCTGAACCACAGAGGCGATTTATCGGCAGGTTAGCGTTTCGCATACTCAGTCGAGTCCTCCGCCATCTTTTGCCATATTTGCTAAGAGTCGTATTTGGATAG